The following are encoded together in the Arvicanthis niloticus isolate mArvNil1 chromosome 9, mArvNil1.pat.X, whole genome shotgun sequence genome:
- the Lhfpl4 gene encoding LHFPL tetraspan subfamily member 4 protein isoform X2 codes for MDLEGPFPSSPGSIPLSSLRPRGNAPRLRRASARERAPRRGSASRGEPEQDGGRAEDAAWAKATAARSIEPRSLSLAGPGSAAPTQPSSRPRSPVVSPGPAAPCQPLPPAPPPGTMLPSQEASKLYHEHYMRNSRAIGVLWAIFTICFAIINVVVFIQPYWVGDSVSTPKPGYFGLFHYCVGSGLAGRELTCRGSFTDFSTIPSSAFKAAAFFVLLSMVLILGCITCFALFFFCNTATVYKICAWMQLLAGSNNAFSFFPTRPRCGSRF; via the exons ATG GACCTGGAGggccccttcccctcctcccccggTTCCATTCCTCTCAGTTCTTTACGCCCGCGCGGGAACGCGCCCCGGCTGCGCCGCGCCAGTGCACGGGAGCGCGCGCCTCGGCGCGGGAGCGCGTCCCGGGGAGAGCCGGAGCAAGATGGAGGCCGCGCAGAGGACGCCGCCTGGGCCAAGGCAACCGCTGCCAGGAGCATCGAGCCCCGGAGCTTAAGCCTTGCCGGTCCTGGATCAGCCGCCCCGACTCAGCCCAG CTCCCGCCCCCGCAGCCCGGTGGTCAGTCCTGGGCCGGCGGCCCCCTGTCAGCCGCTGCcgccggccccgcccccgggcaCCATGCTGCCCTCGCAGGAGGCCTCCAAGCTCTACCATGAGCACTACATGCGGAACTCGCGGGCCATCGGCGTGCTGTGGGCCATCTTCACCATCTGCTTCGCCATCATCAACGTGGTGGTCTTCATCCAGCCCTACTGGGTAGGCGACAGCGTGAGCACTCCCAAGCCTGGCTACTTCGGCCTCTTCCACTACTGCGTGGGCAGCGGGCTAGCGGGCCGTGAGCTCACCTGCCGGGGCTCTTTCACCGACTTCAGCACCATCCCGTCCAGCGCCTTCAAGGCGGCCGCCTTCTTCGTGTTGCTTTCCATGGTGCTGATTCTCGGCTGCATCACCTGCTTcgctcttttcttcttctgcaaCACCGCCACTGTCTACAAGATCTGCGCCTGGATGCAGCTCCTGGCAG GGAGTAATaatgccttctctttcttcccgACTCGACCTCGGTGTGGATCCCGATTCTGA
- the Lhfpl4 gene encoding LHFPL tetraspan subfamily member 4 protein isoform X1, which translates to MLPSQEASKLYHEHYMRNSRAIGVLWAIFTICFAIINVVVFIQPYWVGDSVSTPKPGYFGLFHYCVGSGLAGRELTCRGSFTDFSTIPSSAFKAAAFFVLLSMVLILGCITCFALFFFCNTATVYKICAWMQLLAALCLVLGCMIFPDGWDAETIRDMCGAKTGKYSLGDCSVRWAYILAIIGILNALILSFLAFVLGNRQTDLLQEELKQENKDFVGTTVSSVLRPGGDVSGWGVLPCPVAHTQGP; encoded by the exons ATGCTGCCCTCGCAGGAGGCCTCCAAGCTCTACCATGAGCACTACATGCGGAACTCGCGGGCCATCGGCGTGCTGTGGGCCATCTTCACCATCTGCTTCGCCATCATCAACGTGGTGGTCTTCATCCAGCCCTACTGGGTAGGCGACAGCGTGAGCACTCCCAAGCCTGGCTACTTCGGCCTCTTCCACTACTGCGTGGGCAGCGGGCTAGCGGGCCGTGAGCTCACCTGCCGGGGCTCTTTCACCGACTTCAGCACCATCCCGTCCAGCGCCTTCAAGGCGGCCGCCTTCTTCGTGTTGCTTTCCATGGTGCTGATTCTCGGCTGCATCACCTGCTTcgctcttttcttcttctgcaaCACCGCCACTGTCTACAAGATCTGCGCCTGGATGCAGCTCCTGGCAG CCCTGTGCCTCGTCTTGGGCTGCATGATCTTCCCTGATGGCTGGGATGCTGAGACCATCCGGGACATGTGCGGGGCCAAGACGGGGAAGTACTCCCTGGGGGACTGTTCGGTGCGCTGGGCGTACATTCTGGCCATCATCGGCATCCTCAACGCACTCATCCTGTCCTTCCTGGCCTTCGTGCTGGGCAACCGGCAGACGGACCTGCTGCAGGAGGAGCTCAAACAGGAGAACAAAG aTTTTGTGGGCACTACAGTAAGTTCTGTGCTGCGGCCAGGAGGTGATGTCTCTGGTTGGGGAGTCCTACCATGCCCTGTTGCTCACACACAGGGACCCTGA